From the genome of Primulina eburnea isolate SZY01 chromosome 12, ASM2296580v1, whole genome shotgun sequence, one region includes:
- the LOC140808125 gene encoding NAC domain-containing protein 83-like — protein sequence MDHKLNFVRLPPGFRFHPTDEELVVQYLKRKVLSYPLPASIIPEVDVCKSDPWDLPGGSEQERYFFSTREVKYPNGNRSNRATSSGYWKATGLDKQIVGSRSGHQPVGTKKTLVFYRGKPPKGGRTDWIMHEYRLIDDQSSDPQTKLSAQENWVLCRIFLKRRNNKSDSDVAAGPVFFDFMARERADLNLLPTSSSSGSSGITEISKNQETDDHEESSSCDTLPNTFRRKPCP from the exons ATGGATCACAAGCTCAACTTTGTTAGATTGCCTCCTGGTTTCAGATTTCACCCAACGGACGAAGAGCTTGTGGTACAATACTTGAAGCGCAAAGTGCTGTCCTATCCTTTACCTGCTTCAATTATCCCTGAAGTTGACGTTTGCAAGTCTGATCCTTGGGATTTGCCTG GTGGTTCTGAGCAAGAGAGATACTTTTTCAGCACCAGAGAGGTCAAGTATCCAAATGGGAATCGATCGAACCGGGCCACGAGTTCGGGGTACTGGAAGGCAACCGGTTTAGACAAGCAAATCGTGGGTTCCAGAAGCGGCCACCAGCCTGTTGGGACGAAAAAAACTCTAGTTTTCTACCGGGGGAAGCCTCCAAAGGGGGGCAGAACTGATTGGATCATGCACGAATATCGCCTCATCGACGATCAAAGCTCTGACCCACAAACCAAACTTTCAGCACAG GAAAATTGGGTTCTCTGTAGAATATTTTTGAAGAGGAGGAACAACAAGAGCGATAGTGATGTTGCGGCGGGGCCGGTTTTCTTTGATTTTATGGCCCGGGAGAGGGCTGATTTGAACCTACTCCCGACTTCATCATCCTCCGGTTCAAGTGGGATCACAGAGATCTCGAAAAACCAAGAAACGGATGATCATGAAGAAAGCAGTAGCTGCGATACTCTGCCCAACACTTTCAGAAGGAAGCCATGCccttaa